The nucleotide sequence CGAGCCACGCCCCCATTCTCGCACGCGACTTGGAGGCTTCCGGGTTCGACCCCACCTCCGGGGTCCACGTGGTGGGTAGCGTTCAGCGCAGCTCGTTGGGATGGCGGGCAACCCGGCCTCTGGTGAGTGGAGCGGGAGGGTCCTGGTGCagaagggactgggaggggagCTCTAGGAGGGAAGGGACCTACGGGCACCTTGAGAGGTTGGCAGTGTCAAAAGGAGCCCTACACCCCGTTTTTATCACAGGCGCTACTCGGTTCTCCTGCCCCCCCAATTTTACAGCAGTATCTCCAGACTCGGATCCCCCTCGTTTCTCCTTGGAGGCGCTGACGTTTCCAGATACAGAAGTGTGGCTTATCCAAGCCCCTGCAGACTTCGCCCCACAGTGGTGAGTGGTGGCTCCCACCCAACCTGCTAGgagtacccccccacacacacaccctggaagCTGAACCCACCCCACACCGTGAACCTAGAACTGTAGACAGCCTTTCTGACAACCTGGAGAAGCAGCCATATTCTGTCTAGCCCAGGCTTGTTTCCAAGTCCCAGCATTGtctagcctcagtttcttgagttctggaACTACAAGTGGGTGTCACATAgtcttttgttttggagaatcttttgtttgtttgttttgtttttcaagagagggtttctctgtagctttggagtctatcctgctgtcctggaactagctcttgtagaccaggctggccctcaaatcacctgcctcctgagtgctgggattaaaggcgtgcgcagccaccaccaccgcctggctttgttttggagaATCTTAACATCCTATGTAGTATTTAAACTtggatctttctgcttctacctcccaagtacaaCTACCATGTACAGTTTTATATAGTGCTGGTTATCAAATCCAGGGCCCATTCATGCTAGGCACATACTCCATGTCTGAGCCTTGTCCCTCGCCTGCCTGCCCTAAACATTACTTAGCCATTAATGATGGGGATTaggtttaatctcagcactcaggagactgaggcaggaaaatggtAGGCTTCACACCAGCATGAGCTAGGGAGTACCAAGCTAGcctcacacacagagagtctgtctcaagaaacagccAGGAGCTGGGTTGTGAcgtgcagcacttgggaggcaaaggctggtggatctccgagttccccgccagcctggtctacagagtgagttctgggacagtcagggctacacagagaaaccctgtgaagCAAGCAAGCCAGAAGCGGTGGCACATGTCTGTTTGCAGTACCCGGGAGGTGATGCAGGCTGGTCAGGAGTTCTAGGCCTCACACAAACCCCACACAACAGAAGTTAGTTAAAACAAAACTCAGGGCTCTAGCACTGAGCTGCACCCTAGCCCAGAAAAGCTGCTTCTAGCCCCGGCCTCCCACTTTGCAAAGGATctagccagcctctgccttctccctttctttcctcagcctcAATGGGCGGCGTGTGCCTCTCTCTGGCTCGAAGACTGTTAAGGGCAAACTGGATGGCAAGAGGTGCCGATACCGGGTCCTTACCAGCAGCCCTCAGGCTGGAGAAACCACCTTGCTGGCATCGtcaacagaggcaggaggaagactCACTTGCGCCCCGGCCCCCCATGGGAGCATAAGGATCATGGAGGGTCTTCAAGAATATCTTATCTCTCGGGTCCCCCTGCAGCCCATTCCCACAAGCCTTCCACCTCAGATCCCTGCTGGCCTGCGGCCTCGGTTCTCTGCCTTTGGAGGCAGCCCTCCGGTCACAGGGCTGGGGTCAATCATGCCTCTGAGGTCACCCTcttcagggaagaggaaaaagaagaggaaggttGCAGAGGCCTCAGATATTCAAGAGGCAGTCAACGGGCATGGGGCCATGGAGGTGGACACAGCCTCGAGTGGCctagaaatgaggaagaagaagaaaaagaagcatcaGGTGGGCGAGGTAGAGATGttggaggctgagacagtagAGTCCACGGCAGAGATGGCGGAGCCCATGGGACTGCCATTCCCATCTGCCAGCAGCAGCAAGAAGAGGAAGAGCAAGTCCACGGGAGCAGAGATGTTCCAGCCAAAAGAGGAGCTGGAACACATGGTATCTGTGGTGGAAACAGAGCCTCCTGATGGGACCATCCTGTCCCCcaccaagaagagaaagaggcagaaggaggctGAGGGGATGGAAGCAGTGGAGGCCATCGTGGCTGGCTCTCAGCCACAGATCACTGTGGAACCCCAGGAGGAAGCCATCCCACTGTCCCCcacaaagaagaggagaaaagaaaagaggcagaattTGGTGATGGAGTCAGATATGGGGCTCCCCAGAGTGACCACAGAGCCTGAACTTTCCGAACATGGGCTTCAGGCTGAGGCAGCTCCTGTGTCTCCCAAGAAgaccaagaagaagaaaaaggaaaagtggcTGAGCGAGACGCTGGCCTTGGAGGCAGAGGTGTCAGAAGCTGTGCTTGCAGCTAACTTTGAGCCCCAGGTGGCTCCAGCACCcagcaagaagaaagagaaaggacaggtgATAGATCCCCCGTCTGAAATGGCTGACCCAAGAGAATCCGAGGAACCTGAGGCTGGAGCAATTCAAGGAtccacaaagaagaagaagaagaagcatcaGGAAAGTGGGGTGTAAGACACTGTTCCCCACTGAGAGATGTCTCCCATGGGACAGGAGAAAAAGCAGAAGGGCCCTACTACCatcctggggaaactgaggaactaACAGAGCTGAGGTGGCCCAGGAAGGTTGTCAGAAACCAACTTCAGGTGTTCCCCCCCTCAAGCAAACACGTCAGCACATCCAGCAGGAGCCTGGGCCTGAAAAACGCTTTATTGCGACACTGGAGCCTCAGTGGCAGCGGGTCACCGGGGCACTTTGAGGAAGGGTTCATGGAGGACATCAAAGAGCCTGCGAGCCTAAGGGCAGGGGAGAAAAGCTTGTCATTAAAGGCTGTCTGCTTAGACTGTGGTTGTTGCTCTTTCCTCCTAGGTTGGAGGGGCTTTGCAGGACTGGGCTCTGCTTGAGACTGCCCAGGAGGCTGGTTTCTCCACTCTTTGTAAGTGGCCCATTTATAACCATAAAACTCATCCATTTGTAGTggccacatctttaatcccgcACTCTGaagggtctacagagtgagttccagtacagcctgggctatgcagagaaaccctgtttg is from Microtus pennsylvanicus isolate mMicPen1 chromosome 1, mMicPen1.hap1, whole genome shotgun sequence and encodes:
- the Polr1g gene encoding DNA-directed RNA polymerase I subunit RPA34, whose translation is MAGNPASGATRFSCPPNFTAVSPDSDPPRFSLEALTFPDTEVWLIQAPADFAPQCLNGRRVPLSGSKTVKGKLDGKRCRYRVLTSSPQAGETTLLASSTEAGGRLTCAPAPHGSIRIMEGLQEYLISRVPLQPIPTSLPPQIPAGLRPRFSAFGGSPPVTGLGSIMPLRSPSSGKRKKKRKVAEASDIQEAVNGHGAMEVDTASSGLEMRKKKKKKHQVGEVEMLEAETVESTAEMAEPMGLPFPSASSSKKRKSKSTGAEMFQPKEELEHMVSVVETEPPDGTILSPTKKRKRQKEAEGMEAVEAIVAGSQPQITVEPQEEAIPLSPTKKRRKEKRQNLVMESDMGLPRVTTEPELSEHGLQAEAAPVSPKKTKKKKKEKWLSETLALEAEVSEAVLAANFEPQVAPAPSKKKEKGQVIDPPSEMADPRESEEPEAGAIQGSTKKKKKKHQESGV